A genome region from Macaca nemestrina isolate mMacNem1 chromosome 20, mMacNem.hap1, whole genome shotgun sequence includes the following:
- the LOC139360488 gene encoding large ribosomal subunit protein eL32-like: MGVTMGYEARASIRTQSSSFLGGIQDMAGHKGPLMKPRIVKKRTKRFIWHQSEQYVKIKRNWRKPRGTDNRVRRRCKGQILMTNIGYGSNKNQQHTLPCGFRKFLVPSVKELEVLLMCNKPPCADIAHSASSKDRKAIKTIVERAAQLAIRVTHPSVRLRSEENE, from the exons ATGGGGGTGACCATGGGATATGAAGCCAGAGCCAGCATTCGAACCCAGAgctccagcttcttgggaggcatCCAGGACATGGCTGGACACAAGGG ACCCCTCATGAAGCCCAGGATCGTCAAAAAGAGAACCAAGCGGTTCATCTGGCACCAGTCAGAACAATATGTCAAAATTAAGCGTAACTGGCGGAAACCCAGAGGTACTGACAACAGGGTTCGCAGAAGGTGCAAGGGCCAGATCTTGATGACCAACATTGGTTATGGGAGCAACAAAAACCAACAGCACACGCTGCCCTGTGGCTTCAGGAAGTTCCTGGTCCCCAGCGTCAAGGAGCTGGAAGTGCTGCTGATGTGCAACAAACCTCCCTGTGCTGACATCGCTCACAGTGCTTCCTCCAAGGACCGCAAAGCCATCAAAACCATCGTGGAAAGGGCCGCCCAGCTGGCCATCAGAGTCACCCACCCCAGTGTCAGGCTGCGCAGTGAAGAAAATGAGTAG